From a single Pseudoalteromonas nigrifaciens genomic region:
- the priA gene encoding primosomal protein N' encodes MYFVEVAIKVPLPRTFDYKVDSQLGEASAPLKPGMRVLVPFGNQRKVAVVLALKTTTEVPENKIKAIFEIIDDTPILSAEHIELLRFTARYYCYPLGETIHIALPSALRQGESPDKTSINMVALTEKGALLPSLKAKTQLNLLKQLSQSGKSSLTELKALGFSKKTIDSLIDKALITQSIEHDNHWQSVAPTVGSKPTLNKEQAVACTTINQSSGFSSFLLEGVTGSGKTEVYLQCLEEVLKRGEQALVLVPEIGLTPQTVNRFRRRFPDTPIMLWHSALTDNERLQTWRFCEKASCAIVIGTRSSIFLPFLKLGMIVVDEEHDSSFKQQDTLRYHARDLAAYRAYQHKIPLILGSATPALETLHKAINNKYQLLSLTERAQTATDNQFKLLDMKGQPDQAGIAHASLATMRQHLKRGKQVMVFLNRRGFSPTLICHECGWLSECKRCSTSATFHKAIGQMICHHCGEQYHVPHQCPDCGSTQIFPNGKGTEQIEEFLSSEFPQTPVTRIDRDSTRRKGSLEKALDEINLGGARILVGTQMLAKGHHFADVSLVVILDVDSGLYSCDFRATEHLAQLVTQVAGRAGRSGEAGQVLLQTHFPEHPLLQDLVNNGYQDFARFALREREDADLPPITNMAIVRAQGHNIKQVVDFLTDLVPVSGVTGIQLLGPIPAPLEKVAGMYRFQLHIQAQDRRVLHQYLAQMVDYLSTSKLAQKVRWSLDVDPIDMI; translated from the coding sequence ATGTATTTTGTTGAAGTTGCTATAAAAGTTCCACTACCGCGCACCTTTGATTATAAAGTAGATAGCCAGCTTGGTGAAGCTTCTGCGCCATTAAAACCCGGAATGCGGGTGTTAGTACCCTTTGGTAATCAACGTAAAGTAGCCGTGGTTTTAGCGCTTAAAACAACAACCGAAGTGCCTGAAAACAAAATAAAGGCAATTTTTGAAATTATCGACGATACGCCAATTTTATCTGCAGAGCACATAGAGTTACTGCGCTTTACTGCCCGTTATTATTGCTACCCGCTGGGTGAAACCATTCATATTGCATTGCCAAGCGCACTACGCCAAGGCGAATCGCCTGATAAAACCAGCATTAATATGGTAGCCCTAACGGAAAAAGGCGCGCTGCTGCCGTCATTAAAAGCTAAGACTCAACTTAATTTACTAAAGCAGCTATCGCAATCAGGCAAGTCGTCATTAACCGAGTTAAAAGCTTTGGGCTTTAGTAAAAAAACCATTGATAGCTTAATAGATAAGGCACTCATAACGCAGTCAATTGAGCATGATAACCACTGGCAAAGTGTAGCCCCAACAGTGGGTAGCAAACCAACACTTAACAAAGAGCAAGCGGTTGCCTGCACCACAATTAATCAAAGCAGCGGTTTTAGCAGCTTTTTATTAGAAGGTGTAACCGGTAGCGGCAAAACAGAAGTGTACTTACAATGTTTAGAAGAAGTACTAAAGCGCGGCGAACAAGCACTAGTATTAGTGCCCGAAATAGGCTTAACCCCGCAAACCGTTAACCGCTTTCGCCGCCGCTTTCCCGACACCCCCATTATGCTTTGGCATTCAGCTTTAACCGATAATGAACGCTTACAAACCTGGCGTTTTTGCGAAAAAGCCAGCTGCGCCATAGTAATAGGCACACGTTCGAGTATTTTTCTGCCATTTTTAAAGCTCGGCATGATAGTGGTTGATGAAGAACATGACTCGTCTTTTAAACAGCAAGACACGCTGCGCTACCATGCCCGTGATTTAGCTGCGTATCGTGCATATCAGCATAAAATTCCGCTTATATTAGGCAGTGCAACACCGGCACTCGAAACCCTGCACAAAGCAATTAATAATAAATACCAACTACTGAGCCTTACTGAGCGCGCGCAAACCGCTACCGATAACCAATTTAAATTACTCGATATGAAAGGCCAGCCCGACCAAGCAGGCATTGCCCATGCCAGCCTTGCTACCATGCGCCAACATTTAAAACGTGGCAAACAAGTGATGGTGTTTTTAAATCGTCGTGGATTTTCGCCCACGTTAATTTGCCATGAATGTGGCTGGTTAAGCGAATGCAAGCGTTGCAGCACCAGTGCCACTTTTCATAAAGCTATTGGGCAAATGATTTGCCATCACTGTGGCGAGCAATATCATGTTCCACACCAATGCCCCGACTGCGGTAGCACGCAAATTTTTCCTAATGGTAAAGGCACTGAGCAAATAGAAGAGTTTTTATCGAGTGAATTTCCACAAACCCCTGTTACACGTATCGACCGCGACTCTACTCGTCGTAAAGGCAGCCTTGAAAAAGCACTGGATGAAATAAACCTAGGCGGCGCGCGCATTTTAGTGGGCACGCAAATGTTGGCTAAAGGGCATCACTTTGCCGATGTAAGTTTAGTGGTTATTTTAGACGTAGACAGCGGCTTATACTCCTGTGATTTTAGAGCAACTGAGCATTTAGCCCAACTTGTTACGCAAGTGGCCGGGCGTGCTGGGCGCTCAGGTGAGGCAGGCCAAGTGTTATTGCAAACACATTTTCCTGAGCACCCACTATTACAAGATTTGGTTAATAATGGTTATCAGGATTTTGCTCGCTTTGCACTGCGTGAACGTGAAGATGCAGACCTACCACCAATCACAAATATGGCCATTGTTCGCGCCCAAGGACACAATATAAAACAAGTCGTCGATTTTTTGACAGATTTGGTTCCAGTAAGCGGGGTAACTGGTATACAATTGCTCGGTCCAATACCTGCTCCTCTTGAAAAAGTAGCAGGTATGTATCGTTTTCAATTACACATTCAAGCGCAAGATCGCCGCGTATTGCACCAATATCTTGCGCAAATGGTTGATTATCTAAGCACTAGCAAACTTGCACAAAAAGTACGCTGGAGCCTAGACGTAGACCCTATAGACATGATTTAG
- a CDS encoding SPOR domain-containing protein, with protein sequence MAQHDYINKKPANRKKAKSAPAKKPFPILLVLIVTLLVAGFAYGLWFIKNNADPELVEKQANPVPTTPVEVVVPRTPAFIKEIRNHEIQVEVKELEQKGPYVMQCGSFRTYLQAESLKAKIAFAGLISEIKETTGSSGIWYKVRLGPYKTKRQAESDKNKLKRVKIVGCGIWGWT encoded by the coding sequence ATGGCACAGCACGATTACATTAACAAAAAACCAGCAAACCGCAAAAAAGCGAAATCAGCGCCCGCTAAAAAACCCTTTCCAATACTGTTAGTTTTAATTGTTACTTTATTGGTGGCAGGTTTTGCTTATGGCTTATGGTTTATTAAAAATAACGCCGATCCTGAGCTAGTTGAAAAACAAGCTAACCCTGTACCTACAACTCCTGTAGAAGTTGTTGTACCACGTACGCCTGCGTTTATTAAAGAAATTAGAAACCACGAAATTCAGGTTGAAGTAAAAGAACTTGAACAAAAAGGCCCTTACGTTATGCAATGCGGTTCGTTTAGAACCTACCTGCAGGCTGAATCGCTAAAAGCTAAAATAGCCTTTGCAGGGCTTATTTCTGAAATAAAAGAGACCACAGGCAGCAGTGGCATTTGGTATAAAGTACGCTTAGGCCCCTATAAAACCAAGCGCCAAGCTGAGAGCGATAAAAATAAACTTAAACGTGTAAAAATAGTCGGCTGCGGAATTTGGGGCTGGACTTGA